In Bacteroides cellulosilyticus, the genomic stretch TGGAACTATCAAAAAAAAGCATCAGCATCGCATTTGTCATCATATTGGCAATCACTATATTAGTCTCTCTCTTGGGAATGTTACTCATGAGTCATCAGCCCCTTGTGCTCCAAGGACAGATAGAAACAACCGAAATCCGTATCAGCGGTAAACTTCCCGGACGTATAGACTCATTCCTTGTCCGTGAAGGAGACTGGGTAAAGGCAGGTGATACACTTGTCGTCATCAATAGTCCGACGATAGAAGCCAAATACCGGCAAGTAAATGCCCTGGAACAAGTTGCCCAGGAACAGAATAAGAAAATCGATGCCGGTACCCGCCGACAAATCATTGCCACTGCCGGGCAACTCTGGAATAAAACCAAGAGTGACCTGACCTTAGCGCAAACAACCTACCAACGCATCCTGACACTGTACAAAGACAGTGTTGTCACCTCGCAACGAAAGGACGAAGTAGAAGCCATGTACCGTGCCGCACAAGCCGCCGAACGTGCCGCCTACGAACAGTATCAGATGGCAGTAGACGGTGCGCAAAGTGAGGACCGTGCA encodes the following:
- a CDS encoding HlyD family secretion protein; the protein is MELSKKSISIAFVIILAITILVSLLGMLLMSHQPLVLQGQIETTEIRISGKLPGRIDSFLVREGDWVKAGDTLVVINSPTIEAKYRQVNALEQVAQEQNKKIDAGTRRQIIATAGQLWNKTKSDLTLAQTTYQRILTLYKDSVVTSQRKDEVEAMYRAAQAAERAAYEQYQMAVDGAQSEDRASARSMVDAARSTVDEVSALLVDSRLTAPEDGQIATLFPKRGELVAPGTPIMNLVVMNDAHVVLNIREDLMPQFKMDGTFRAEVPAIGKKDVEFRIYYISPLGSFATWKSTKQTGSYDMQTFEIHARPTQKVEGLRPGMSVLLTIND